From Paenibacillus sp. PK3_47, the proteins below share one genomic window:
- a CDS encoding DUF2294 domain-containing protein — MAELENSEQKKKMCQIYNEISKELFGFGTTLLRVTVDQRVITFHAKHRRSPRSTALEGEAPELKQEVDFRMSMLFKKKFKERLEAEMGLTIEVLLRDYDAPTQWAFTNMILAEE, encoded by the coding sequence ATGGCAGAACTGGAAAACAGCGAACAGAAGAAGAAGATGTGCCAGATCTACAATGAGATCTCCAAGGAATTGTTTGGTTTCGGGACGACCTTGCTCCGCGTTACTGTCGATCAGCGGGTCATTACCTTTCACGCCAAGCACCGCAGGTCTCCCAGGTCAACCGCCTTGGAAGGCGAGGCACCAGAGCTTAAGCAGGAAGTGGATTTTCGGATGTCGATGCTGTTCAAGAAGAAATTCAAAGAACGGCTCGAAGCAGAGATGGGATTAACCATTGAGGTTCTGCTCCGGGATTACGACGCGCCGACCCAGTGGGCCTTTACGAATATGATATTGGCCGAAGAATGA
- a CDS encoding ABC transporter substrate-binding protein, giving the protein MKKIMTTGLALALTSMLAACGSNNAATNNAGTSNAAAPEANQSGEPTELVISTWGFSEDFFKASVYEPFEKEHNVKIVVEIGNNAERLNKIRQGSSDVDVVYLSDYYAQQGINEGLFESIDNSKIPNLENIYDIARAPLGAEYGPAYTIGRLGIAYNPALVEGGVSSWADLWTKFDKNLTLPAITATAGPMVVDAASAAAGDATFNEDTAFTKLKELDNNVVKYYSQTSEYVNMFSQEEIAGGPIMEMYFKDLQAAVPDAKFVAPSEGAYAVMNTINVVKGSDNKELAEEFINWQLSDEVQEASAKAKVDSPVSMNVMLTPEEAVGVTYGADVIGQLRKLDMSFVNEHITEWTDRFNREIGG; this is encoded by the coding sequence ATGAAAAAGATTATGACCACCGGCCTTGCTCTGGCCCTCACTTCTATGCTGGCTGCCTGCGGCTCCAACAATGCGGCAACGAATAACGCCGGAACAAGCAATGCGGCTGCACCGGAAGCCAACCAATCGGGTGAGCCAACGGAACTTGTGATCTCTACCTGGGGCTTCTCGGAGGATTTTTTCAAAGCATCCGTCTACGAGCCGTTTGAGAAAGAGCACAATGTAAAAATCGTGGTGGAAATCGGCAATAACGCTGAACGCCTGAACAAAATCCGCCAGGGCAGCTCGGATGTAGATGTCGTCTACCTGTCCGATTACTATGCGCAGCAGGGAATCAATGAAGGGCTGTTCGAAAGTATCGACAACAGCAAGATTCCGAATCTGGAGAACATTTACGATATTGCGAGAGCGCCGCTCGGTGCAGAATACGGTCCTGCTTACACGATCGGACGCCTGGGCATTGCCTATAATCCGGCGCTGGTTGAAGGTGGCGTATCTTCCTGGGCTGATCTGTGGACCAAGTTCGACAAGAACCTGACCCTGCCGGCGATTACGGCAACTGCAGGCCCAATGGTTGTGGATGCGGCCTCTGCTGCAGCGGGCGATGCAACCTTCAATGAAGATACAGCATTCACGAAGCTGAAGGAACTGGACAACAATGTTGTGAAATACTACAGCCAGACCTCTGAATATGTGAATATGTTCAGCCAGGAAGAAATCGCCGGCGGTCCGATTATGGAAATGTACTTCAAGGATCTGCAGGCTGCTGTGCCCGATGCTAAATTTGTGGCACCATCCGAAGGTGCCTATGCCGTAATGAATACCATCAACGTTGTCAAAGGCAGCGACAATAAAGAACTCGCCGAGGAATTCATCAACTGGCAGCTGAGCGATGAAGTGCAGGAAGCATCCGCCAAAGCGAAGGTCGATTCCCCGGTTAGCATGAACGTCATGCTGACACCTGAAGAAGCTGTGGGTGTAACTTACGGTGCGGATGTGATCGGCCAGCTGCGCAAGCTGGATATGTCCTTCGTGAATGAGCACATCACCGAATGGACGGACCGTTTCAACCGTGAGATCGGCGGCTAA
- a CDS encoding ABC transporter permease: MNKRAIYLLLPGLLFLAAFMLVPITLTVGSTFVQDGKLTLEGYLHFFRDGYFNRILLTTLRVSVVTTLICMLLGYPAAYYISRASARKKGILLALSIFPLLTSPVVRSFSWMIILGKKGLINSFLVNTGLIDKPLDILYTPAAMMIGLVHLFLPLIIITLLGVMENLDHELVRAARSLGASPFAAFRKITFPLTVPGLIIGGILVFVGSLTAYTTPALLGGKERVVSTFLYQNAMTLNDWQAASVIAVIMIVITFVVVGLMNAWANRLNPKG; the protein is encoded by the coding sequence ATGAACAAAAGAGCAATCTATCTGCTGCTGCCGGGGCTCCTGTTCCTGGCGGCATTCATGCTGGTGCCGATTACGCTGACTGTAGGTTCCACTTTTGTGCAGGACGGGAAGCTGACGCTGGAAGGGTATCTGCATTTTTTCCGCGACGGATACTTTAACCGCATCCTGCTCACTACGCTCCGGGTGAGTGTAGTGACTACGCTGATCTGTATGCTGCTCGGGTATCCGGCGGCTTACTATATCTCGCGGGCCAGTGCCCGCAAGAAGGGGATTCTGCTGGCGCTGTCGATCTTTCCGCTGCTGACCAGTCCCGTTGTACGTTCCTTTAGCTGGATGATTATCCTCGGCAAAAAAGGGCTGATCAACTCTTTTCTCGTCAATACCGGGCTGATCGACAAACCGCTGGACATTCTCTATACGCCTGCTGCCATGATGATCGGGCTTGTGCATCTGTTCCTGCCGCTGATCATTATTACGCTTCTCGGGGTGATGGAGAATCTGGATCATGAGCTGGTGCGGGCGGCGCGCAGTCTCGGGGCTTCCCCGTTCGCGGCGTTCCGTAAAATCACCTTTCCTCTGACGGTGCCGGGTCTTATTATCGGCGGAATTCTGGTCTTCGTCGGCAGCCTTACGGCGTATACTACGCCGGCACTGCTCGGCGGTAAGGAACGGGTGGTCTCGACCTTCCTGTACCAGAATGCGATGACGCTGAATGACTGGCAGGCAGCCTCCGTTATCGCTGTAATTATGATTGTTATTACATTTGTGGTGGTAGGGCTGATGAACGCCTGGGCCAACCGCTTAAATCCGAAGGGGTGA
- a CDS encoding nucleoside hydrolase: MTARKKVILDVDTGVDDALAIMLAVASGELDILGITTVNGNVSLNQATLNTCKILELLGVSGQIPVFRGADAPLLRKPVFEHRVHGADGIGGALRDHAVTKRAEAEAAEDFIIRQLSAQRGEVTLIMTAPLTNLARALHKCPELTQYAAEVIVMGGVVQGFGNVTPTAEYNMYVDPEAAKLVLAAGFPKLTLVGLDVTRRALLGADDIQKLQNPVIREYVEQSTADYRTRYFERNGVQACALHDPLAVGVALNRSFVTVQNYYVDVETRSDLCDGQTVCDFQNRLGKPANTGVCLEVDAPAFLECFITSLNRLNQEPKKDGSH, from the coding sequence ATGACGGCACGTAAAAAAGTTATTCTGGACGTAGATACAGGAGTGGACGATGCGCTGGCGATCATGCTGGCGGTGGCGAGCGGAGAGCTCGACATTCTCGGAATCACCACGGTTAACGGCAATGTGTCCCTGAATCAGGCCACCTTGAATACCTGTAAAATCCTTGAACTGCTCGGAGTATCCGGGCAGATTCCGGTGTTCCGCGGAGCGGACGCGCCGCTGCTTCGCAAGCCGGTCTTCGAGCACCGTGTACACGGTGCCGACGGCATCGGTGGTGCACTTCGTGATCATGCCGTCACGAAGCGGGCTGAGGCAGAAGCAGCGGAGGATTTCATCATCCGCCAGCTGTCGGCACAGCGCGGAGAAGTGACGCTGATCATGACCGCGCCGCTGACCAATCTGGCGCGTGCGCTGCACAAATGCCCGGAGCTGACGCAGTATGCTGCGGAAGTCATTGTAATGGGCGGTGTGGTGCAGGGATTCGGCAATGTTACGCCAACTGCGGAATATAACATGTACGTCGATCCGGAAGCGGCCAAGCTGGTGCTGGCTGCCGGATTCCCCAAGCTGACGCTGGTCGGGCTTGATGTTACCCGCCGTGCGCTGCTGGGCGCAGACGATATACAGAAGCTTCAGAACCCGGTGATCCGCGAATATGTGGAGCAGAGTACGGCGGATTACCGTACACGTTATTTCGAACGCAACGGTGTGCAGGCCTGTGCGCTGCATGATCCGCTGGCAGTAGGCGTGGCGCTGAACCGCTCGTTTGTTACCGTGCAGAATTACTATGTGGATGTGGAGACCCGCAGCGACCTCTGCGACGGGCAGACCGTCTGCGATTTCCAGAACCGGCTGGGCAAGCCGGCAAATACCGGTGTCTGCCTGGAGGTGGATGCGCCCGCTTTTCTGGAATGCTTCATTACCAGCTTAAATCGATTGAACCAAGAGCCGAAGAAGGACGGGAGTCATTAG